Proteins from one Brevibacillus humidisoli genomic window:
- a CDS encoding zinc metallopeptidase, translating to MLFHPMDFLIFIAFGLSLWAQFRVKGTFARFADTAASSGMTGAEAARRMLDANGLSHIPVEHVPGMLTDHYDPLSKVVRLSDRVYFENSISAISVACHEVGHAIQHKAAYPMLVARHYIFPVVNLTSGVAPLLLLAGIFMGLSGLTLLGIIFFSVAVTFQLITLPVEFNASSRAKRLMTEMGFINGAAEQAGVSKVLNAAALTYVAAALVSLLELLKFIMIFRSEE from the coding sequence ATGTTGTTTCATCCGATGGACTTTCTCATTTTTATCGCATTTGGTCTGTCGTTGTGGGCGCAGTTTCGGGTAAAAGGGACGTTTGCCCGCTTTGCCGATACCGCAGCTTCCTCCGGCATGACAGGAGCGGAAGCCGCGCGCCGGATGCTCGATGCCAATGGCCTGTCCCACATCCCGGTGGAGCACGTGCCGGGCATGTTGACCGATCACTACGATCCGCTGTCTAAAGTCGTCCGCTTGTCCGATCGCGTCTACTTTGAGAACTCCATCTCCGCGATTTCGGTCGCCTGTCACGAAGTGGGGCATGCCATCCAACATAAAGCGGCCTATCCGATGCTGGTGGCCCGCCACTACATCTTTCCGGTGGTCAACCTGACTTCCGGAGTAGCGCCGCTGCTGTTATTGGCCGGTATTTTCATGGGATTGAGCGGACTGACCCTGCTGGGGATCATCTTCTTCAGCGTGGCGGTCACTTTTCAATTGATTACCCTGCCGGTTGAGTTTAATGCCAGCAGCAGGGCCAAACGCCTCATGACGGAAATGGGCTTTATCAACGGCGCAGCTGAACAAGCGGGCGTGAGCAAGGTGCTGAATGCCGCCGCTTTGACGTACGTGGCCGCCGCACTGGTCTCGCTGTTGGAACTGCTCAAGTTCATCATGATTTTCCGCAGTGAAGAATAA
- the nagB gene encoding glucosamine-6-phosphate deaminase yields the protein MKLQIVDCYQTLSRQAAAIVAGLIRRKRQAVLGLATGGTPMGLYQELIRLHREEQLDFVDVTTFNLDEYVGLTPDDPNSYRSFMQQHLFSQINIRAERTYIPCGDASDLSLVCRRYEELIRQAGGIDLQILGIGANGHIGFNEPGADPGEGTRVVRLAAHTRQANARFFARPTEVPHQAVTMGIRTIMQNSRKILLLASGEAKAEALYRMVCGKVENGLPASYLQLHPNVTVLADRAAAKLLADVGQPLGC from the coding sequence ATGAAGTTACAGATTGTCGACTGCTACCAGACATTGAGCCGGCAGGCGGCCGCCATCGTGGCCGGACTGATCAGGCGCAAACGGCAGGCTGTGCTGGGGTTGGCCACCGGCGGTACACCGATGGGGCTCTATCAGGAGTTGATCAGGCTGCATCGGGAAGAACAGCTGGACTTTGTCGATGTGACGACGTTTAATCTGGATGAATACGTCGGTCTGACCCCGGATGATCCCAACAGCTATCGTTCGTTCATGCAACAGCATCTGTTTTCCCAGATTAACATCAGGGCGGAGCGAACCTACATCCCGTGCGGTGACGCAAGTGATCTGTCGCTCGTCTGCCGCCGGTACGAGGAACTGATTCGCCAGGCTGGCGGGATTGATCTGCAAATCCTGGGGATTGGGGCCAACGGGCATATCGGATTTAATGAACCGGGCGCCGATCCCGGTGAAGGCACCAGAGTGGTACGATTGGCGGCACACACACGCCAGGCGAATGCCCGTTTTTTTGCTCGGCCAACAGAGGTGCCGCATCAGGCGGTCACGATGGGCATTCGCACGATTATGCAGAACAGCAGGAAGATCCTGCTGCTGGCGTCCGGCGAGGCAAAGGCAGAGGCACTGTATCGGATGGTTTGCGGAAAGGTGGAGAACGGCCTGCCCGCCTCGTATCTCCAACTCCATCCAAATGTGACGGTGCTCGCTGATCGGGCGGCAGCCAAGCTGCTCGCAGATGTGGGCCAGCCGCTGGGCTGCTGA
- a CDS encoding glycoside hydrolase family 3 protein: MRRVDELTLTEKIGQMVMAGFDGHQPTDGILRLIRENRLGGVIYFSRNYASPRQLHQLSQRLLEAAREVSDIPLFIAGDQEGGMVARFTAGITLPPGNMAIGATRSEVAACESARICGKELRLLGVNMNLAPCLDINNNPRNPVIGVRSYGESPDLVAALGAAAIRGFQEEGVVSTVKHFPGHGDTVVDSHLGLPVIEHDQERIHAVELVPFRRAVMQGVDAVMTARVVFPALDGSGLPSTLSPAVIDGLLRGEMLYDGLVLTDCLEMDAIAQYYGVERAAVMAVEAGVDILLVSHRLDRQLSVLRTLEEAVQNGRISEERINRSVERILRVKQRRLERCSMLPFEEVEPRLMLPTNQRFVESISQSSITLVKDERNHLPLDRQKYTCVIWPRVSVASAVDEIYEQQETLGFCLAADCNNLYERVVDTDPTDEAIVQIVEECDRCEQVVAATYNTALFPQQAKMIRALHERYRDKLIVVAVRNPFDLLDFPDVSTYLACYESRPQAMRAAADVLTGKRTASGRLPVTLSEAHPFVL, encoded by the coding sequence ATGAGACGTGTGGATGAATTGACGCTCACGGAAAAGATCGGACAAATGGTGATGGCTGGTTTTGACGGGCATCAGCCGACAGACGGGATTCTCCGCCTAATCCGCGAAAACCGGCTGGGAGGCGTCATCTATTTCAGTCGCAACTACGCTTCTCCCCGTCAGCTGCACCAGCTCTCACAGCGTTTGCTGGAGGCAGCGAGAGAGGTCTCGGACATCCCGCTGTTTATCGCCGGCGACCAGGAAGGAGGGATGGTGGCTCGGTTTACGGCCGGCATTACCCTGCCCCCCGGCAACATGGCCATCGGTGCGACCCGCAGTGAAGTGGCGGCCTGCGAATCCGCCCGGATCTGCGGCAAAGAGCTGCGACTCTTAGGGGTGAATATGAACCTGGCTCCCTGCCTCGACATCAACAACAACCCGCGCAATCCGGTGATCGGAGTGCGCTCCTATGGTGAAAGTCCTGACCTGGTAGCCGCTCTGGGAGCTGCCGCGATTCGAGGTTTTCAGGAGGAAGGCGTGGTGAGCACGGTCAAGCACTTCCCGGGACACGGGGATACGGTGGTAGACTCCCACCTCGGGCTGCCGGTGATTGAACACGACCAAGAGCGAATCCATGCGGTGGAGCTGGTGCCGTTTCGGCGGGCGGTGATGCAGGGGGTGGACGCGGTGATGACCGCTCGCGTGGTCTTTCCCGCTTTGGATGGGTCAGGTCTCCCTTCAACACTCTCCCCTGCGGTGATCGATGGTCTGCTGCGCGGCGAGATGCTCTACGATGGCCTGGTGCTTACGGACTGTCTGGAGATGGATGCGATCGCCCAATACTACGGTGTGGAGCGGGCAGCGGTCATGGCGGTGGAGGCCGGGGTGGACATCTTGTTGGTCAGTCACCGCCTTGACCGGCAGCTAAGCGTGCTCCGTACCCTGGAAGAGGCCGTGCAAAACGGCCGCATCTCGGAGGAGCGGATCAATCGATCGGTAGAACGGATCCTGCGTGTCAAACAGCGCAGGTTGGAGAGATGCAGCATGCTGCCTTTCGAGGAAGTGGAACCAAGGCTGATGCTGCCTACAAATCAGCGGTTTGTCGAGTCGATCAGTCAGTCCAGCATCACGTTGGTAAAAGACGAACGGAACCATCTGCCGCTCGACCGGCAGAAGTACACCTGTGTGATCTGGCCGAGAGTAAGCGTCGCCTCGGCAGTGGACGAAATCTACGAGCAGCAGGAGACATTGGGATTTTGTTTGGCGGCAGACTGCAACAACTTGTACGAGCGGGTAGTGGATACCGATCCGACGGACGAGGCGATTGTGCAGATCGTAGAAGAGTGCGACCGCTGTGAGCAAGTGGTGGCTGCGACGTACAATACGGCCCTGTTTCCGCAGCAGGCCAAGATGATTCGCGCTTTGCACGAGCGGTACAGAGATAAGCTGATTGTCGTCGCAGTGCGCAATCCGTTTGATTTGCTTGATTTTCCCGACGTCTCTACCTATCTAGCTTGTTATGAGAGCCGACCGCAGGCGATGCGGGCGGCAGCGGACGTACTGACTGGCAAGAGAACAGCGAGTGGGCGACTGCCGGTTACCCTGTCGGAAGCCCATCCTTTTGTATTGTAG
- a CDS encoding response regulator transcription factor — protein MDIKAMLVDDEVNILKNLQVVVPWEALGVEIVGLARNGIEAMELYNRHTPDLVLTDIRMPMMDGIGLVERIREGKKPCEIIMLTGYKDFEYTRSAIRSGVRDYIVKPINYQELHDVIRRVSEQIRLEKQERQEERKRLMAARELAYKKFLLHSLMGLSMTHGQYLLLDQEIHYDEPVYHLLVVDMDDYAQQARFWSQKDRELWNFAVQNVLEDVLTSGTVRAAVLQVREGEWCILTEQNGQMVSALDLLREWAEKMQRQVEEVLQFSISVGLYRERLSIHQLARRYEQVRKAIHFDLTRQHKAFLLIPEEGGEQGAESGDNVWWRMLEELIDGLQRNDLSAIRQALARVQQGMQGINGYSLVRVEQMLRYFVLHLVREMRSMKIITTDQEEQIWEKLEASRNLKDLFHTIRHLLENGVQESVTKKTSETLMVSAKAYIDRHLTRDLGVEEVAGYLGISCSYFSLLFKQRFSETFVEYVTRQRIERAQSMLVMSSKNISEISRAVGYPDRRYFSKVFQKCVGITPSEYREKAATKSM, from the coding sequence ATGGACATTAAAGCGATGCTGGTCGATGACGAGGTCAACATTTTAAAAAACTTGCAAGTGGTGGTTCCGTGGGAGGCGCTTGGCGTGGAGATCGTCGGGTTGGCCCGCAATGGCATCGAAGCGATGGAACTGTACAACCGTCACACCCCCGATCTGGTGCTGACCGATATCCGCATGCCGATGATGGACGGGATCGGTCTGGTGGAGCGGATCAGGGAGGGGAAAAAGCCCTGCGAAATCATCATGCTGACCGGGTATAAAGACTTTGAATACACGCGTTCCGCCATCCGAAGCGGCGTCAGGGATTACATCGTCAAACCGATCAACTATCAGGAACTGCACGACGTGATCAGACGGGTGAGCGAGCAGATCCGACTGGAGAAGCAAGAGCGCCAAGAAGAGCGAAAACGGCTGATGGCGGCGAGGGAACTGGCGTACAAAAAGTTTTTGCTTCATTCCCTGATGGGCCTGTCGATGACGCATGGGCAGTATCTGCTGCTCGATCAAGAGATTCACTACGACGAGCCGGTCTATCACCTGCTGGTGGTGGACATGGATGACTACGCCCAGCAGGCTCGCTTCTGGAGTCAGAAAGATCGCGAGTTGTGGAACTTCGCGGTACAAAACGTACTGGAGGACGTGTTGACATCGGGAACTGTCCGGGCGGCGGTCCTGCAGGTGCGGGAAGGCGAATGGTGCATCCTGACCGAACAAAACGGACAGATGGTATCTGCTCTCGATCTGCTGAGGGAGTGGGCGGAGAAAATGCAGCGGCAAGTGGAAGAGGTCCTGCAATTCTCCATAAGCGTTGGCCTGTACAGGGAACGGCTCTCCATCCACCAGCTTGCCCGCCGCTACGAACAGGTGAGAAAGGCGATCCATTTCGATTTGACACGCCAGCACAAGGCGTTCCTGCTAATCCCTGAGGAGGGGGGAGAGCAGGGGGCAGAGAGCGGTGACAACGTGTGGTGGCGGATGCTGGAAGAGTTGATCGACGGACTGCAGCGTAACGACTTGTCGGCGATTCGTCAGGCTCTGGCCCGTGTGCAGCAGGGGATGCAAGGGATCAATGGGTATTCGCTCGTCCGTGTGGAACAGATGCTGCGTTATTTTGTCCTGCATCTGGTCCGGGAGATGAGGAGCATGAAGATCATCACCACTGATCAGGAGGAACAGATCTGGGAGAAGCTGGAGGCGAGCCGCAATCTGAAAGATTTGTTCCATACGATCCGTCATTTGCTGGAGAACGGTGTACAGGAGAGCGTGACCAAGAAGACGAGCGAGACGCTGATGGTCTCGGCGAAAGCGTATATCGATCGCCATCTGACGCGTGATCTAGGCGTGGAAGAGGTAGCAGGTTACCTGGGAATCAGTTGCAGTTACTTTAGCCTGCTGTTTAAACAGAGGTTCAGCGAGACGTTTGTGGAGTACGTGACCAGACAGCGGATCGAGCGAGCACAGTCGATGCTGGTTATGAGCAGCAAAAACATCTCAGAGATCAGCAGAGCGGTAGGCTACCCCGATCGCCGTTACTTCAGCAAAGTATTCCAGAAGTGCGTCGGGATCACCCCTTCCGAATATCGGGAAAAGGCAGCAACCAAATCGATGTAA
- a CDS encoding cache domain-containing sensor histidine kinase has protein sequence MTNIRQRLLIAFITFIIIPLILLGSVTFWLSQNLIEKSYGEHAEVTMKAISRNIYYLFNELNNISNAGITNPVIQRHLLTSFDGEKANDQIVKNQAEWEMANLFFRYPAVTFVALYKMDGTVYKTFRNPNEVIPFQRVLEKPIMQQVREQNGRPVWIGPFEFRELTGNKVLFTQIRLVKDMEDFEDKAFFFMQVHVSELERIFQGFGANGKQSNRYMLVNQDGLVLFDAAQHLNGQNLHYFVEETFHLTPEYQSFKARVDGEESLMSIYKLPVDDWYLVSAASWESLTYESVLLAKWVGGILLLCLVAALLFNMLFVNRIARSIIQIVQLMKQVEWGDLNVRAEVNGQDETSRLSSGFNSLVVTIRRLLEQVKREQERKKKAELMLLQAQINPHFLFNTLESINVLAVQNEGQKVSQMIYRLGNILRISISGEEHVPIQTEIAHLKSYLEIQAYRFEELFDYQINIPESLMEYKVLKLTLQPLVENSIQHGFEQMTAGGQLTITAREEADRLIFFIQDNGSGIADEVLATFVYEQAPKIPAAQAAGRKKERWGLGVQNVADRLRIQYGRAYGIHICSYPGEGTTIKCTIPKYR, from the coding sequence ATGACAAACATCAGGCAGCGGCTTTTGATCGCCTTCATCACGTTTATTATCATCCCGTTGATCCTTTTGGGATCGGTTACGTTTTGGCTCTCCCAGAACCTGATCGAAAAGAGCTACGGAGAACATGCGGAAGTAACCATGAAAGCGATCAGCCGCAACATCTACTATCTGTTCAACGAACTGAACAACATCTCCAATGCGGGCATCACCAATCCGGTGATCCAGCGACACTTGCTCACCAGCTTTGACGGAGAAAAGGCAAACGACCAGATCGTCAAGAACCAGGCGGAATGGGAGATGGCCAATCTGTTTTTCCGTTATCCCGCGGTCACCTTCGTTGCTCTGTACAAGATGGACGGCACTGTCTACAAGACCTTTCGCAATCCCAACGAGGTGATTCCTTTTCAGCGGGTGCTGGAAAAGCCGATCATGCAGCAGGTGAGGGAGCAAAACGGGCGCCCGGTCTGGATCGGGCCGTTCGAATTCCGTGAGCTGACCGGAAACAAGGTGTTGTTTACCCAGATTCGCTTGGTCAAAGACATGGAAGATTTCGAAGACAAAGCGTTTTTCTTCATGCAGGTGCACGTATCGGAGCTGGAGCGGATTTTCCAAGGGTTTGGCGCCAACGGCAAACAGAGCAATCGCTACATGCTGGTCAATCAGGATGGGTTGGTGCTGTTTGACGCCGCCCAGCATCTCAATGGGCAGAATCTGCATTACTTCGTCGAGGAGACGTTTCACCTGACACCGGAGTATCAGAGCTTCAAGGCGAGAGTAGACGGAGAGGAGAGCTTGATGTCCATCTACAAGCTGCCCGTTGACGACTGGTATCTGGTCTCAGCGGCTTCGTGGGAATCGCTGACCTACGAGAGCGTGCTGTTGGCCAAATGGGTGGGCGGGATCCTGTTGCTGTGTCTGGTGGCTGCATTGCTGTTTAATATGCTGTTCGTCAACCGGATCGCCCGTTCGATCATCCAGATCGTGCAATTGATGAAACAGGTGGAGTGGGGCGATTTAAACGTCCGGGCGGAAGTAAACGGCCAGGATGAGACGTCCCGACTCTCCTCCGGCTTCAACAGCCTGGTGGTGACGATCCGGAGGCTGTTGGAACAGGTGAAACGGGAACAGGAACGGAAGAAAAAAGCGGAGCTCATGCTGCTGCAGGCACAGATCAACCCGCACTTTCTGTTTAACACGCTGGAGTCGATCAATGTGCTGGCGGTGCAAAACGAGGGTCAAAAGGTAAGCCAGATGATCTACCGACTGGGCAACATCCTCAGGATCAGCATCAGCGGCGAGGAGCATGTGCCGATCCAGACGGAGATCGCCCATCTGAAAAGCTATCTGGAGATTCAAGCGTACCGCTTTGAGGAGCTGTTCGACTATCAGATCAACATCCCGGAATCGCTGATGGAGTACAAGGTTCTCAAGCTGACCCTGCAGCCACTGGTGGAAAACAGCATCCAGCACGGGTTTGAACAGATGACGGCTGGAGGACAGCTTACGATTACGGCTCGTGAGGAAGCGGATCGGCTGATCTTTTTTATTCAGGACAATGGCAGCGGAATCGCCGATGAGGTGCTGGCGACGTTTGTCTATGAACAGGCACCGAAAATTCCCGCAGCACAGGCAGCGGGACGCAAGAAAGAACGGTGGGGCCTTGGCGTGCAAAACGTGGCCGACCGACTGCGCATCCAGTACGGCAGAGCATACGGGATCCACATCTGCAGCTATCCGGGGGAAGGCACCACCATCAAGTGTACGATTCCCAAGTACAGGTGA
- a CDS encoding carbohydrate ABC transporter permease: MFSSLLRKNLVAHLVLSAYLLITLYPLVWLSISSFKTPREITEDPWGLPAQLQWQNYVEAWQTAKVSTYFLNSLYISVVTSLLILLVGSAAAYAIARMNFPRMSTMVYQLFLLGLVVPGGALLIPLYRLVQQMGLIDNHLSLILINTTFALPVTIFILAAFMRSIPRELEEAAVMDGLGAVGLFFRVILPVSSPALATVFILNFINIWNEFIMAMLMLSKESLRTLPVGMSVFKDAFQTNYSLLSAAIMFSVVPVVIVYLILQRKIIEGVTAGSVKG, translated from the coding sequence ATGTTTTCCTCGCTCCTGCGAAAAAATCTCGTTGCTCATCTCGTTCTCAGCGCTTACCTGCTGATCACCCTCTATCCGCTGGTCTGGCTGTCCATCTCCTCGTTCAAGACACCGCGGGAAATCACGGAGGACCCGTGGGGCTTGCCTGCCCAACTGCAATGGCAAAACTACGTCGAAGCATGGCAAACGGCCAAGGTGAGCACCTACTTCTTGAACAGCTTGTACATCAGCGTGGTGACCAGCCTGCTGATCCTGTTGGTTGGCTCGGCAGCCGCTTATGCGATCGCCCGGATGAACTTTCCCAGGATGAGCACGATGGTCTACCAATTGTTTCTTCTGGGCTTGGTGGTACCAGGCGGCGCTCTGCTGATTCCGCTGTATCGCCTCGTACAGCAGATGGGCCTGATTGACAACCACCTCTCGTTGATCCTGATCAATACGACGTTTGCCCTGCCGGTCACCATCTTCATCCTGGCAGCCTTCATGCGCTCCATCCCGAGAGAACTGGAGGAGGCGGCGGTGATGGACGGGCTTGGTGCTGTCGGCCTGTTTTTTCGAGTCATACTGCCGGTCAGCAGCCCGGCATTGGCGACGGTGTTTATTCTGAACTTCATCAACATTTGGAACGAATTCATCATGGCTATGTTGATGCTGTCCAAAGAGAGTTTGCGGACGCTTCCCGTCGGCATGTCGGTGTTTAAGGATGCGTTTCAGACCAATTACTCGCTGTTGTCGGCGGCGATCATGTTCAGCGTCGTCCCGGTTGTGATCGTCTACCTGATCCTGCAGCGGAAGATCATTGAGGGAGTTACAGCCGGCAGCGTGAAAGGATAG
- a CDS encoding carbohydrate ABC transporter permease produces the protein MNKVLTRLFLFLMFLLPAILLYIVFMGIPIVESLYYGFFQWDGISQKKFIGLHNFMELLSDETFRKAFLNNIYFILFSTFIGLPIIICISFMLSRVRRFRQFYRTGVFLPTILSTAVVGVLWLFIYHPDVGLLNTVLRLLNLDSLTQYWLSDPNWAMISILIANAWQWNGFYIVLILAAILNIPREIDEAADIDGASALHKLRFITLPLIRPVLVVIFMLSVSGSMKALDIVLVMTEGGPFGTTEVMATYMLKKAFQEYQYGYGSAIAVAIFILTLLFAWVIQLLSRKQKEVEY, from the coding sequence ATGAACAAAGTATTGACAAGACTGTTTCTGTTTCTTATGTTTTTGCTACCTGCAATTCTCCTCTACATCGTCTTTATGGGCATTCCGATTGTCGAGTCGCTCTATTACGGCTTTTTTCAATGGGATGGCATTTCCCAAAAGAAGTTTATCGGTTTGCACAACTTTATGGAACTGCTCTCCGATGAGACATTTCGCAAAGCCTTTCTGAACAACATCTACTTCATTTTATTCAGCACGTTTATCGGCCTGCCGATCATCATCTGTATCTCGTTTATGCTGAGCAGAGTGCGCAGGTTTCGCCAGTTTTACCGAACCGGGGTGTTTTTGCCGACGATCCTGTCTACGGCTGTCGTCGGTGTGCTGTGGCTGTTTATCTATCATCCTGATGTTGGACTGTTAAATACGGTGCTTCGCCTCCTGAATCTCGACTCGTTAACACAGTACTGGCTGTCCGACCCTAACTGGGCCATGATCAGCATCCTGATCGCCAACGCCTGGCAGTGGAACGGCTTTTACATCGTCTTGATCCTGGCGGCGATACTCAACATCCCGCGCGAGATTGACGAAGCGGCTGACATTGATGGGGCTAGTGCCCTGCATAAGCTGCGCTTTATCACGCTGCCGCTGATTCGCCCCGTGCTCGTAGTCATCTTTATGCTTTCCGTGTCTGGTTCGATGAAAGCGCTTGACATCGTCCTCGTCATGACGGAAGGAGGACCGTTCGGCACGACGGAAGTGATGGCCACCTACATGCTGAAAAAAGCGTTCCAGGAGTACCAGTACGGATACGGCAGCGCGATTGCGGTTGCCATCTTCATTCTCACCCTGCTGTTCGCCTGGGTCATCCAGTTGTTGTCCCGCAAGCAGAAGGAGGTGGAATACTAG
- a CDS encoding extracellular solute-binding protein: MKKTSRLFRLLLMLLVIALAACGGAETNSHPSASNGGGGEAAGGGTSDSAAKEVVLSFRHTQIKETSKKRLEIMMDVLKSLEQKHPGLKFEVEGVDEVVNRDQKLKAEMAAGNPPKIFEMFGGADTKLYVKAGRLLDLTDFLKESGLEDRFVSLEEFTVDGRVYGLPIGGYAEGLFYNKKMFEELNLSIPKTWDELIDLGNKVKAAGKTPIALAAKDGWVNAMLFNVIWERNAGIAGIEGLVTGERKWTDPETVKAFEDFAYLGDNDFFTKGALGLPYSDQGARFLKGEAAMVYTGSWDATRFSSDEAGDLKGSIGFFRFPAIDGGKGDQNSINAGYSNGFGFSSDLTDEQKEMVYAFIQEYFSEDVTRRFLVEDRLLPSTKLSDTSGADPLLAEVIQAINDSSSSWKAYDAIVQPSVKLATETALQELIGKVKTPQQVAEQMQKEQDKANQSKE; encoded by the coding sequence ATGAAAAAGACCAGTAGATTGTTTCGTCTCCTGCTGATGCTGCTCGTCATCGCACTGGCTGCTTGTGGCGGGGCCGAGACGAATTCCCACCCGTCGGCGAGCAACGGCGGTGGTGGAGAGGCGGCAGGCGGCGGTACCAGTGACAGTGCTGCAAAAGAAGTGGTGCTCTCTTTTCGCCATACCCAGATAAAAGAAACGAGCAAGAAGCGGCTGGAAATCATGATGGACGTGCTCAAATCACTGGAGCAGAAGCATCCGGGATTGAAGTTTGAGGTAGAGGGTGTCGATGAAGTCGTCAACCGCGACCAGAAGCTGAAAGCGGAGATGGCGGCCGGCAACCCGCCGAAGATCTTTGAGATGTTTGGCGGGGCGGATACCAAGCTCTACGTCAAAGCGGGGCGTCTGCTCGATCTGACCGACTTCCTCAAAGAGTCGGGACTGGAGGACAGGTTCGTCAGCCTGGAAGAGTTTACGGTGGACGGACGAGTCTACGGTCTGCCGATCGGCGGATACGCGGAAGGGCTCTTTTACAACAAAAAAATGTTTGAAGAGTTGAACCTGAGCATTCCGAAGACTTGGGATGAACTGATCGATCTCGGCAACAAGGTAAAAGCAGCCGGCAAGACACCGATTGCGCTGGCGGCCAAAGACGGCTGGGTCAATGCGATGCTGTTCAATGTCATCTGGGAACGAAACGCCGGGATTGCCGGGATCGAAGGCTTGGTTACCGGCGAGCGCAAGTGGACCGATCCGGAAACAGTCAAAGCGTTTGAAGATTTCGCCTATCTCGGAGACAATGACTTCTTCACCAAAGGGGCACTGGGCCTGCCCTACTCCGATCAGGGGGCACGGTTCCTGAAAGGGGAGGCGGCGATGGTCTACACCGGCAGTTGGGACGCCACCCGCTTCAGCAGTGACGAAGCTGGCGACCTCAAAGGCAGCATCGGCTTCTTCCGCTTTCCGGCGATTGACGGCGGAAAAGGGGATCAGAATTCGATCAACGCCGGTTACTCCAATGGCTTTGGGTTCTCCAGCGACTTAACTGACGAACAGAAAGAGATGGTGTACGCCTTCATTCAGGAATACTTCTCGGAAGACGTCACCCGTCGCTTCCTGGTGGAAGACCGCCTGCTGCCGTCGACCAAACTGTCCGACACGTCAGGGGCCGATCCGCTGCTGGCCGAAGTGATCCAGGCGATCAACGATTCGAGCAGCTCCTGGAAAGCGTACGACGCGATTGTTCAGCCGTCGGTCAAACTGGCGACGGAAACCGCCCTGCAAGAGTTGATCGGAAAGGTGAAGACGCCTCAGCAGGTCGCCGAACAAATGCAGAAGGAGCAGGACAAAGCCAACCAGAGCAAGGAGTAG
- a CDS encoding DinB family protein: MNFDMKEAIEVLERTPQSLEHFLSGLSDGWLQCNEGEGTWNATEVIEHFIEAEKHNWIPRLETILQEGENKPFPPFDRFSHLNQKSETTIEEKLQEFKTVRAENITRLKALVDPAVHLELTGSHPAFGAVKVRELISTWVVHDFTHMAQIVRVMAERYRVDVGPWKEYLGILNKKG; this comes from the coding sequence ATGAACTTTGATATGAAAGAAGCGATTGAGGTTCTGGAGCGCACCCCACAATCATTGGAGCATTTTTTATCCGGCTTGTCTGACGGATGGTTGCAATGCAATGAAGGCGAAGGAACCTGGAATGCCACGGAAGTGATTGAACACTTCATCGAGGCTGAGAAGCATAACTGGATCCCGCGATTGGAAACAATTCTTCAGGAAGGGGAAAACAAACCTTTTCCCCCATTTGATCGGTTTTCCCACTTGAATCAAAAGTCCGAAACGACGATTGAAGAAAAGCTGCAAGAGTTTAAAACGGTGAGAGCAGAAAATATAACCAGACTGAAGGCGCTCGTAGATCCTGCTGTGCATCTGGAATTGACAGGTTCACACCCTGCATTTGGTGCAGTGAAAGTGAGAGAACTGATTTCTACGTGGGTGGTTCACGATTTCACGCATATGGCTCAGATCGTGCGGGTCATGGCCGAGAGGTACAGGGTGGATGTTGGGCCTTGGAAAGAATACTTAGGGATCTTGAACAAAAAGGGATGA
- a CDS encoding Crp/Fnr family transcriptional regulator: protein MDKIKYLSRINLFKDLDLEQLESLAPVTPANTVTRKTIVASPHMPQKRLFFVKSGMVRLYRISKGGKELTVDILGDGHLFGEVGSFTTGSENLYAETIVDSIICTIDKNQFETIITAKPELGLRLIELVSLRLKEIEEMLELMAYGSVRKRLLYLLHKLCQKFGNEQAIHDEKESREGWVQLEIKLTHQELASMAGSIRETVTEQLKDFVAEGMIRKASLRNPLLVRPDRILTALENCD from the coding sequence TTGGACAAAATAAAATATTTATCGCGGATCAACTTATTCAAGGACTTGGATCTGGAACAATTAGAATCTCTCGCACCTGTTACCCCGGCCAACACCGTTACCAGAAAAACGATCGTGGCCTCTCCGCACATGCCCCAAAAGCGCTTGTTTTTTGTGAAATCAGGAATGGTTCGTCTGTACCGGATATCGAAAGGGGGGAAGGAGTTAACAGTTGACATTTTAGGAGATGGACATCTTTTCGGTGAAGTAGGCTCTTTTACGACAGGATCGGAAAATCTGTATGCAGAAACGATAGTGGACTCGATCATTTGTACGATCGACAAAAACCAATTCGAAACGATCATCACCGCAAAGCCGGAACTGGGACTAAGATTGATTGAGCTGGTTTCCTTACGTTTAAAAGAAATCGAGGAAATGCTCGAACTGATGGCGTATGGAAGCGTAAGAAAAAGACTCCTTTATTTGTTGCACAAGCTGTGTCAGAAGTTTGGGAATGAACAAGCGATTCATGATGAAAAGGAATCTAGAGAAGGGTGGGTTCAGTTAGAGATCAAACTGACCCATCAGGAGTTAGCCAGTATGGCCGGGAGCATTCGGGAAACCGTAACCGAACAATTGAAAGATTTTGTTGCCGAGGGCATGATCCGCAAGGCGAGTTTGCGAAACCCGTTGCTTGTCCGTCCGGATCGGATTTTGACAGCGTTGGAAAACTGCGACTGA